One genomic segment of Nothobranchius furzeri strain GRZ-AD chromosome 10, NfurGRZ-RIMD1, whole genome shotgun sequence includes these proteins:
- the msantd2 gene encoding myb/SANT-like DNA-binding domain-containing protein 2 encodes MAASSTAEPSAEITGPLKIPKNEVPSPESEDLSESNQYQSDPSPLNAGSGLTSRTAASSSSNSFTACRGMSWTPSETNALIAVWGNERLTEARMQQLEVAGTVFSGKAPGPAMYERVSRALSELGYERTPSQCRERMKTLRRCYSRVKEHGIGKRKSSYTLEQLEKVFGQGGWDPPSCAPVLINSSGLYQEMESDGSTLEDFSQEDWCNQVLDSAFQEGDMDTEEIPIPKDQVLQIQAELSQQTQRRDTLQTVIRILESVQLKWERFQTWTEFSRLHLSNKLAIFGVGYNTRWREDVRYHYAEISSQVPLGKRLREYFNPEKPEGRVILTKVQKMNWKDVYYKFLDITISEARCLELHLEVDWVPVCQSRVTGSSRSSSHYLLPGDIPRTHGLYSIGYETLLACSAPTQTCSPAEGEDSLHHSETENGSEKLDGAVGPGSRTGTAVTYCYLGIAEDRTIQQSLFQHFQGSGKHFVRGEPSGVTRFLQENCRGAGSGQDSESSRVSPQHFAIYIKFIEVELDFLSAGSLVECLETAVGYSLKFNNEASELLL; translated from the exons atggcgGCGTCCAGTACCGCTGAGCCCTCTGCAGAGATAACGGGACCTCTAAAAATACCGAAAAACGAGGTGCCATCCCCCGAGTCGGAGGATTTAAGTGAAAGTAACCAGTACCAGTCCGACCCCTCGCCTCTGAATGCAGGCTCTGGGCTCACGTCCCGGACGGCGGCCTCCTCTTCCTCAAACAGCTTCACCGCCTGCCGAGGGATGTCATGGACGCCGTCCGAGACTAACGCTCTCATTGCGGTCTGGGGCAACGAGAGGCTGACGGAGGCCAGGATGCAGCAGCTGGAGGTGGCTGGGACCGTGTTCTCCGGTAAGGCCCCCGGTCCCGCCATGTACGAACGCGTGTCCAGAGCGCTGTCGGAGCTAGGCTACGAGAGGACTCCGTCCCAGTGCAGGGAGAGGATGAAG ACGCTGAGGCGCTGCTACAGCCGTGTGAAGGAGCATGGCATCGGAAAGAGGAAGAGCAGCTACACATTAGAGCAGCTGGAGAAGGTCTTTGGCCAGGGAGGCTGGGACCCTCCGAGCTGCGCCCCGGTTCTGATCAACAGCAGTGGGCTGTATCAGGAGATGGAGTCAGATGGCAGCACACTGGAAGACTTCTCCCAGGAAGACTGGTGCAACCAGGTGCTGGACTCAGCTTTCCAGGAAGGAGACATGGACACTG AGGAAATCCCAATACCTAAAGACCAAGTTTTACAGATCCAAGCAGAACTGTCTCAACAAACCCA GAGGAGGGATACACTGCAGACCGTGATTCGTATCCTGGAGTCAGTGCAGTTAAAATGGGAGCGCTTTCAGACGTGGACCGAGTTCTCGCGGCTGCACCTGTCCAACAAACTGGCCATCTTCGGCGTAGGCTACAACACGCGCTGGCGAGAGGACGTACGGTACCACTACGCAGAAATCAGCTCCCAGGTCCCTCTGGGCAAAAGACTTCGAGAGTATTTCAACCCAGAAAAGCCAGAGGGCCGAGTCATCCTGACCAAAGTTCAGAAGATGAACTGGAAGGATGTTTACTACAAGTTTTTGGACATCACAATCAGTGAGGCACGCTGCTTGGAACTTCACTTGGAGGTGGACTGGGTCCCCGTGTGTCAGTCCCGGGTGACGGGCAGCAGCAGGTCCTCCTCCCACTACCTCCTCCCAGGGGACATCCCTAGGACTCACGGTCTGTACTCTATTGGTTATGAGACATTGTTGGCCTGTAGCGCTCCCACTCAGACCTGTTCCCCGGCTGAAGGAGAGGACAGCTTACATCATAGCGAGACCGAAAACGGGTCCGAGAAGCTTGATGGGGCCGTGGGCCCGGGTTCCAGAACCGGGACAGCGGTTACCTACTGCTATCTGGGCATAGCTGAGGACAGAACCATCCAGCAGAGTCTCTTCCAGCACTTTCAGGGATCTGGGAAACACTTTGTTCGTGGGGAGCCTTCTGGTGTGACCCGTTTCCTGCAGGAGAACTGCCGTGGGGCTGGATCAGGTCAGGACAGTGAGAGCAGCCGGGTCTCGCCACAACATTTTGCTATTTACATCAAGTTCATTGAGGTGGAGCTGGATTTCCTCTCAGCAGGCTCCCTGGTGGAGTGTCTGGAAACAGCAGTTGGCTATTCCTTAAAGTTCAACAATGAGGCGTCAGAGCTGCTGCTCTGA